The proteins below are encoded in one region of Colletotrichum lupini chromosome 5, complete sequence:
- a CDS encoding BZIP family transcription factor, which translates to MDMSKSPEPDATSLWIHITTGAPTFYSADMSNHSRPSGLDTPSDTADDLDESPPFRQTHHASGSREQGRHGFSTFSRLLPQRPLASRRSQVIDQQQEKDCSAGVSDPNYPGPLIAVSLEERGSTGAESTVLYSASRPPLFSHPSYTHARPHLTQNHQQLNAEEHYYRNFQDQEYLTIFHEPQQHYRVPHNHQSPQDLSQQLRYHHQVFPHPSPADSIQSASLASSSPDTASLLCHPHDPRLLQAQLQAPTESGFVSFAYVDPELPPNPGELAPIHFSGLESAHLAPECPVDFSLSRPVAVPAHPFYHNHLSDDFLQHRQTGVLQYPGGYPAPFMQNSGLSILNAESFDDGMSGFRAPRSLPPGGKPAADTSEEAKRSSKKRSKTQSVEVVELDEEEKKRSRGRPRLDTNDETAKDRRRTQIRLAQRAYRNRKETAIQSLEKKVDELRRTNEEMSKEFMKLYDFAVSKGMHESTPEFGRQLQATTEKFVSLARKTSEEPEKEGDVLPSQENDGDVEEVGGPAGGQERGSEKSPSAEIAKPIEQVIYDVLSSEQPQQHQLQSTPRTLAMTAVHTTSWAPDSQSHMPHSTLSQAPMGYEIVTEPTPDNASFPFGMSYEHSLDQPGTFDLLANQPFSDSLFNILSSPTSYAHQERTFGRRLQRSTLEKAYTLLRMPNPPSSLINSAFGFSLLFEPKERIMERIANRLSVNQRETMFNWKFPFLHLGGGGTWFDEMNDLDEMAYPSGHKQRNPVGNQGTAEPYRQKVDSLYGMGPWDAATEEMRDLRVERAAARLRMNVPGLQGDFYDADEVEWVLRRRGVDIPAAADFVTAEIDPADFSDETAVAGRAHGSGLDSNGSSINNASDILSSYGTSPGDAAARQWLGQTLKPTRPSDVHLGDTRSVGQSSDAASSQMPLDPSLAGDMFGLESTSTNQTVTPGSKRRAVTINVGVLVQGICP; encoded by the exons ATGGACATGTCTAA GTCCCCGGAGCCCGACGCAACG AGTTTATGGATCCACATCACTACCGGCGCACCCACTTTCTACTCGGCGGATATGAGTAATCATTCCCGTCCCAGCGGCCTCGATACGCCGTCCGATACGGCAGACGACCTCGACGAATCTCCTCCCTTCCGACAGACCCATCACGCAAGCGGGTCTCGTGAGCAAGGTAGACACGGCTTTTCAACTTTCTCTCGACTGCTTCCCCAACGACCTTTGGCAAGTCGTCGCTCACAAGTTATTGATCAGCAACAAGAGAAAGACTGCTCCGCTGGCGTCAGTGACCCCAACTATCCGGGCCCGTTAATAGCAGTATCCCTCGAAGAACGTGGTTCAACCGGCGCCGAATCTACTGTCCTTTACTCAGCATCCCGCCCACCTCTCTTCTCTCACCCTTCATATACACATGCGCGCCCGCACCTGACGCAAAACCACCAGCAACTGAATGCAGAGGAACACTATTACCGTAATTTTCAAGATCAGGAGTACTTGACAATCTTTCACGAACCCCAACAACACTATCGCGTGCCCCATAATCACCAGTCCCCGCAAGACTTGAGCCAACAGCTTCGATATCATCACCAAGTATTTCCACATCCTTCGCCGGCGGACTCTATACAGTCAGCCTCCCTCGCTTCGTCTTCTCCCGACACGGCGTCTTTACTCTGCCATCCACACGACCCACGGCTTCTCCAGGCCCAGCTTCAAGCACCCACCGAAAGCGGCTTTGTATCATTTGCTTACGTAGACCCCGAATTGCCCCCAAATCCTGGCGAACTAGCCCCGATCCATTTTTCGGGCCTAGAATCTGCACATCTCGCCCCGGAGTGCCCTGTGGATTTCTCTTTGTCCAGACCTGTAGCGGTACCCGCCCACCCATTCTATCACAACCACCTCAGCGACGACTTCCTCCAACATCGCCAGACTGGGGTCCTTCAATACCCCGGCGGCTACCCGGCACCATTCATGCAGAACTCCGGGCTGTCCATTCTCAACGCCGAATCTTTCGACGATGGTATGTCGGGCTTTCGCGCACCAAGAAGCCTACCTCCTGGGGGGAAACCTGCTGCCGACACCAGTGAGGAGGCAAAACGATCCTCCAAGAAACGATCAAAGACTCAGTCTGTAGAGGTTGTAGAACTGGACGAGGAGGAAAAGAAGCGGTCAAGGGGGAGACCACGCCTAGACACCAATGACGAGACCGCGAAAGAC CGTCGTCGAACACAAATTCGGCTCGCTCAAAGAGCCTACCGCAACCGCAAGGAGACAGCGATCCAATCGCTCGAGAAGAAAGTTGACGAGTTGAGGCGCACCAATGAAGAAATGAGCAAGGAGTTCATGAAACTCTACGACTTCGCCGTTAGTAAAGGCATGCACGAGAGCACACCCGAATTTGGTAGACAACTGCAAGCTACGACAGAAAAGTTTGTCTCTTTGGCGCGGAAGACGAGCGAGGAGCCAGAAAAGGAAGGCGACGTGCTTCCAAGCCAGGAAAATGATGGAGACGTTGAGGAAGTTGGCGGCCCTGCCGGTGGGCAAGAAAGGGGCAGCGAAAAGTCACCATCTGCCGAAATTGCTAAGCCGATTGAGCAAGTCATATACGATGTTTTGTCAAGCGAGCAGCCGCAACAGCATCAGCTACAGTCAACACCTCGAACACTCGCGATGACTGCGGTGCATACAACATCTTGGGCGCCCGATAGTCAGTCACACATGCCGCACTCGACACTATCCCAAGCCCCAATGGGCTACGAGATTGTGACGGAACCGACGCCGGATAATGCTAGTTTCCCATTCGGTATGTCCTACGAACATAGTCTGGACCAACCAGGCACTTTCGATCTACTCGCCAACCAGCCCTTTTCTGATTCCCTATTCAATATTCTCTCTTCACCGACCTCCTATGCCCACCAGGAGCGGACGTTTGGGCGGCGTCTGCAACGATCGACTCTAGAAAAGGCTTACACGTTGCTCCGCATGCCCAACCCTCCGAGCAGCCTCATCAACAGCGCTTTCGGTTTTAGTTTACTTTTCGAGCCCAAAGAGAGGATCATGGAGCGAATCGCTAACCGTCTCAGTGTCAACCAACGGGAAACAATGTTCAACTGGAAGTTTCCATTTTTACACCTAGGGGGCGGGGGAACGTGGTTCGACGAGATGAATGACTTGGATGAGATGGCGTACCCGAGCGGCCATAAACAGAGAAATCCGGTGGGGAATCAGGGGACGGCCGAGCCGTATCGGCAAAAGGTCGACTCACTCTATGGCATGGGGCCGTGGGATGCGGCGACGGAAGAGATGCGAGACCTCAGAGTGGAGCGCGCCGCTGCGAGACTTCGAATGAACGTCCCTGGCCTGCAAGGCGACTTTTACGACGCGGACGAGGTTGAATGGGTTCTTCGGAGACGAGGAGTCGATATCCCCGCCGCTGCGGATTTCGTCACGGCAGAGATCGATCCTGCAGACTTTTCAGATGAGACCGCGGTTGCTGGACGTGCTCACGGTAGCGGACTCGATAGCAACGGCAGCAGCATTAACAACGCCTCCGATATCTTGAGCAGTTACGGAACGAGCCCTGGGGACGCCGCTGCCAGGCAATGGCTCGGGCAGACTCTGAAGCCGACAAGGCCGTCTGATGTCCACTTGGGCGATACACGGTCCGTCGGGCAGTCTAGCGACGCGGCGTCTAGTCAGATGCCCCTGGACCCGAGCCTTGCGGGCGATATGTTTGGGCTGGAGAGCACCTCTACCAACCAGACCGTAACGCCCGGGTCAAAGCGGAGGGCGGTGACGATCAATGTTGGAGTGCTCGTTCAAGGTATCTGCCCATAG